From the genome of Longimicrobium sp., one region includes:
- a CDS encoding alpha-amylase family glycosyl hydrolase has product MSDPAPEPSSPSPEDQEDSASTQVETPGAAEAPAAEPSARVGMGARPHGDGDASGVTFRVWAPNAAGVAVAGTFNGFAEDANPLAREADGCWSADVSGAKVGDEYEFVVRTPDGKTLKRRDPYAAEIGLTRRECIVADPDGFDWGDAPWFTPAWNELVIYELHVGTFNDPEAGGAPGSFDSVRARLPYLRALGVNCIELMPSVEFAGDYSWGYNPGDIFAIESVYGGPDALKRLVKEAHEHGIAVIFDVVYNHFGPSDLDLWQFDGWSESGLGGIYFYEDERRNTPWGDTRPHYGREMVKKFIRDNAVRWLEEFRFDGLRWDATAYIRNIYGNTDDPAHDIGDGWSLMQDINRETNERQPWKLHIAEDLRGNGWIVRAPELGGAGFDTQWESEFVHPVRRALIQQNDWQRSMDEIRRAVEHRYEGDAFKRVIYTESHDEVANGHARVPEEIWPGNAASWYSRKRSTLGAALVFTAPGIPMIFQGQEILEDRWFADGDPIDWTKLETFAGVHLLYGDLMKLRRDWFDTTRGLRGQNVHVHHVNDADKVIAFHRWDAGGPRDDVVVVLNFADRSYGEYWIGMPRAGEWKVRFNGDWRGYGDDFLDTPSYHTRADGGPLHDMPHSAAIGIGPYTAIILSRDE; this is encoded by the coding sequence ATGAGCGACCCCGCCCCCGAGCCGTCATCCCCATCTCCCGAAGACCAGGAAGATTCCGCCTCCACGCAGGTCGAGACGCCGGGAGCCGCGGAGGCGCCCGCCGCCGAGCCGTCGGCGCGCGTGGGGATGGGCGCGCGGCCGCACGGCGACGGCGACGCGTCCGGCGTCACCTTCCGCGTGTGGGCGCCGAACGCGGCGGGCGTGGCCGTCGCGGGGACGTTCAACGGCTTCGCGGAGGATGCCAACCCGCTGGCGCGCGAGGCGGACGGCTGCTGGTCCGCCGACGTCTCCGGCGCGAAGGTGGGCGACGAGTACGAGTTCGTGGTCCGCACGCCGGACGGGAAGACGCTGAAGCGGCGCGATCCCTACGCGGCGGAGATCGGGCTGACGCGGCGCGAGTGCATCGTGGCCGATCCCGACGGGTTCGACTGGGGCGACGCGCCGTGGTTCACGCCGGCGTGGAACGAGCTGGTGATCTACGAGCTGCACGTGGGCACCTTCAACGACCCCGAGGCCGGCGGGGCGCCGGGGAGCTTCGACAGCGTGCGCGCGCGGCTGCCGTACCTGCGCGCACTGGGCGTCAACTGCATCGAGCTGATGCCGTCGGTGGAGTTCGCGGGCGACTACTCGTGGGGCTACAACCCCGGCGACATCTTCGCCATCGAAAGCGTGTACGGCGGGCCGGACGCGCTCAAGCGGCTGGTGAAGGAGGCGCACGAGCACGGGATCGCGGTGATCTTCGACGTGGTCTACAACCACTTCGGGCCCAGCGACCTGGACCTGTGGCAGTTCGATGGCTGGTCGGAGAGCGGCCTCGGGGGGATCTACTTCTACGAGGACGAGCGGCGGAACACGCCCTGGGGCGACACGCGGCCGCACTACGGGCGCGAGATGGTGAAGAAGTTCATCCGCGACAACGCGGTGCGCTGGCTGGAGGAGTTCCGCTTCGACGGGCTGCGCTGGGACGCCACCGCGTACATCCGCAACATCTACGGCAACACCGACGACCCCGCGCACGACATCGGCGACGGGTGGTCGCTGATGCAGGACATCAACCGCGAGACCAACGAGCGGCAGCCGTGGAAGCTGCACATCGCCGAGGACCTGCGCGGCAACGGGTGGATCGTGCGCGCGCCGGAGCTGGGCGGCGCGGGGTTCGACACGCAGTGGGAGAGCGAGTTCGTGCACCCCGTGCGCCGCGCGCTGATCCAGCAGAACGACTGGCAGCGCAGCATGGACGAGATCCGCCGCGCCGTGGAGCACCGCTACGAGGGCGACGCGTTCAAGCGCGTGATCTACACGGAATCGCACGACGAGGTGGCCAACGGGCACGCGCGGGTGCCGGAGGAGATCTGGCCGGGGAACGCGGCGAGCTGGTACTCGCGCAAGCGGTCGACGCTCGGCGCGGCGCTGGTGTTCACCGCGCCGGGGATCCCCATGATCTTCCAGGGGCAGGAGATCCTGGAGGACCGCTGGTTCGCGGACGGCGACCCCATCGACTGGACGAAGCTGGAGACCTTCGCGGGCGTCCACCTGCTGTACGGCGACCTGATGAAGCTGCGCCGCGACTGGTTCGACACCACGCGCGGGCTGCGCGGGCAGAACGTGCACGTGCACCACGTGAACGACGCCGACAAGGTGATCGCATTCCACCGCTGGGACGCCGGCGGCCCGCGCGATGACGTGGTGGTGGTGCTGAACTTCGCCGACCGCTCGTACGGCGAGTACTGGATCGGAATGCCGCGCGCCGGCGAGTGGAAGGTGCGCTTCAACGGCGACTGGCGGGGATATGGGGACGACTTCCTCGACACGCCGAGCTATCACACCCGCGCCGACGGCGGCCCGCTGCACGACATGCCGCACAGCGCGGCGATCGGCATCGGCCCCTACACCGCCATCATCCTCTCGCGGGACGAGTAG